The Anastrepha ludens isolate Willacy chromosome 2, idAnaLude1.1, whole genome shotgun sequence genome contains a region encoding:
- the LOC128857003 gene encoding protein UXT — translation MALLNTKNLEIFVNDFLKKDLEELERHIDKYNGEIMEYVQLENTLQTLNENSPGSFNTQMNIGGNIFMEAKVDNTDTILIDVGKGYFLQFSAEEAMKFLDFKVRVLTKECNVLREESVKKRSDIKLALMCIAEQENLYQRKKD, via the exons ATGGctcttttaaatacaaaaaatttggaaatatttgtTAATGATTTCCTCAAAAAGGATTTGGAGGAACTAGAGCGCCACATAGATAAATATAATGGGGAGATAATGGAGTATGTCCAACTCGAAAATACACTGCAGACACTAAATGAGAATTCGCCAGGTTCTTTTAATACCCAAATGA ATATTGGAGGCAATATTTTCATGGAAGCTAAAGTGGATAATACAGACACGATACTGATAGATGTGGGCAAAGGTTACTTCCTGCAATTCTCTGCTGAGGAGGCAatgaaatttttagattttaaagTAAGAGTACTAACTAAAGAATGTAATGTGCTACGAGAGGAGAGCGTGAAAAAACGTTCGGATATAAAATTGGCGCTTATGTGCATTGCTGAACAAGAAAATTTATATCAAAGGAAAAAGGATTGA